The region AAGAAGAAAACCCCAAACATGTATTGATTCTAAGGATAAGGGCTTCCTAGAGTTGTGTATGAGTGTTCATGGCCTTTTAGCATTGGGTTTTGGGTTTGTTAGATGGATGGATTAGTTTGTTATTCTTAAAATAGCCACCACCCCACTCCTCCCAAAAAACAGGTGAAGAGAGTAAACATAGCTCCCCAACTGGCAACCACTAAATAACTTAGATAGCCCAAGCATGAACATATACTCTCAATATATTTCTAGTGGAAAGAAGAAATGGTAAACAGTAATGGAGTATTTTTGTTTCTTCGACCTGTCTACTGAACAAAACTAAAAACAATTGTAAATCTATCAAATAAGAATGAAGCAAAATTTCACTTAATAAAGTGCTTCCTCTTATGTTGTCTCTCATTTCTGAATAAGCAAACCATAAGAAAAAGGAAGCAGGGCAGGGATGGAGTGTTAACAAGGTAATAAGACATGTCACTCACGCTTGCCCTGAAGAGTTCCAAACATCCCATAAGCTGGGCCCTAGCATGTCCATAACCTGAAAATACACAAGTATAAGTCAAGCATGGATTTATGATAGGTACACAAATAGAAAACAAGCTGCAGATCATACCATCACATAATAGTCTCCTTGCTTCCCTTTGTAGTGTACTTTGGGAACTCCATGACTGCCACCAAGAGCACTGTTCACAACAAGATCAACAGTGTCAGATATAGTCATGACTTAGAAATGTTCCAAAGAAAAACTAGAAACGAGATAGAGCCACCTACTTGTAAACTTGCCATTCATATGGAGGACCATAATTACATCCTTTGCTGTTTCTATGCTCAAATTTCAGAGCAACCTAAAAGATGGCAAGAATGGTAACAGaactaatattaatataaataattatgatCATATGAAACTTCCTATAGGCTTGAGACAGCAAACGATGGTTTACCTCCATGGCAGCAGAACCGGTTCCACGTTCATTTCCACCACTAACACGTCGTCCAACAAACACCTGACCAAATCCACCTTTACCTAGCTTTCTCTCTACTTTGTACACGGGAGATCCCCCAACATGAAGCTTGCAaaagtttaaaaggaaaataaatccaaatatccAATTATCCTAACTGactaaaaaaatgatattataatgatAGGACACAAAGATTACTAGAAAGAGTGTATTAGGAGAAGGTTTTCTCACTTTCTCCTTCTAACTTTTCACTCATTCGATGGTAAAGAAATTAGAAGGCAGGGAAAATAGGTGGACCTTTAAAATTTCTCTCATTCCCTCACAATTCAACCCTTCCACAGGTGGGAGGATAGCATTCACGAAACTTAAAAAAACCGATCACATCATTTACATGTTTACTCAATTCTTTTCCATCATCTCATTTTCCATCTATTGtaccaaaatgaataataataaaatcaatttcAGTGCCCTTTCCTTTCCctcattttcctttctttctaACAATTACAGCGTCAGGTAGACAACAAGGCTCGAAGTAATTGGCTCTCAACACTTTACACACAGACACACACGCATAGACAACTATCAATAAGAGTTAAAGGCAAAAAACTGCTAAATCGAAAATATAGTGGCTCGGAACCATAACAAGAACAACTATCAACAAGCAAGTGCCAAAGAAATACAACACATAAATAATGGACAAGCCAAAACCAGAAGCATATAACCATACCCTCTCTGGAAAAGGTGCAGTATTCCCCTCCTCTTCCTGTCCAACGGCCCTGTTAGCACTCAACCCACCGCTATCGTCCCCCATCCCACCTTCCTTCCTTTTATCAACTTCCACCAACTCCTTCCTCTCGATATCGCTCCCTCTCTCAGAAATCGAAATCACCTGTTGGTTAAACTCACGATCCTCTCCACCGGTCGGAGCTACCACCCCCACCTGAACTTTATTCTCCTCCTTAAGTCTTTTAGCAGCCAATCTAGTCCTCGGCCTACCTACCTCTCCCTCAGCCGCACGTTTCCGACCTCGGTTGCTCCGCCTCGTCTGTTTTCCCCCTTGTTGCGGTTGAGCTAACGTGGCGCGAcgtctactaactccttttccAACCAGAGGCATTTCGTAAACCCCATAAAATTGAAACCAAACCCCAATAACCCAATCATTGTATAATTTCTTCAACAACACCAGCCatgtaaaaattcaataatttaaaaaagaaagttTGGGGAATTCACAACAAGAAATTGAAACGACTAATCAATTTTTGAAGGGACTTAAGGTTTAATTAGAGAGAGGAATCAAAAACGAGGAaggattagggttagggtttgggGAGGAAAATTGGAAATTTGGTAGGGGAGGGGGGAATCAGAAAATAACAATAAAGGGAAATGGGAAAAAGAAGTAAAAGAGTGGCTTCCTTATGCCGATAGCCAACATACAGAGCCGAAATTGATATGCGAATGGAATTAGAGTTGAGGTGGGCCCCATGTTTTCCTCCACGTCagcatgtttatttttattttttatttaccttTTCCCGCATTGTAAAGAAAAGACGATGCCTTTCGAATTTTACAAATGGATAACTTAAGAAGGGTTAACATATTGCTTGGTTGGTGcctgattttaattttaatgttcatTTTGATATCAGTGATtagttttaatgttcaattttcGTTTTCCGATCGAATGATATCATATAGTACCAATGAATTTTTGACACACGTACCCTAATAATAAAAGGTGCttaattgagacaaaaaaatttaaataccaaattaagcAATAAAGTTAGACCGGTGTGttcaatttaaacaaaaaaaattaaatatcaaattgaaaaaactcaaataccaaatctaatattaaatcaaaactaaaatactaaattaaacattaaaatcaaactcttaaaatcatttttaatttgcataattcaaattcgaagctcaactttcaaattatttgaaGATGAGTTCATTTAAAATTAGTTGAGTTCAAATTCCAAGAATTTAAAAAAactctaattaaaatattttcatatgCAAAATTACGCACTTTTAAGAAAATCTATTATTCTCTCCCAAATTtcgatttatatatatatatctaaataacATTTTATGTTACATGTTAGGGCCACGTGTATGCCACATAGCACATATTTAACAGACACTAGCAAACATTGTTAACAGTTGTATTTTAAAATACAGAAATAAAcaaaattaggactaaattgcaacatTTTAATAGTACAAGGACTTGGGAGATATTTTTAAGACATCCTAATGTCCGCTATAAACATTTAACATGGGGAACACATCAAAAGGAAACTGATGGAGATAACATGTAGGGAACCTCCCCCTTTTTTCCCTAGGAAAATTGTCACCACCATTGATACCCCATTTCATGATACAGTCCTCCCATAGCATAGACAAGCAAGATAGAGATTTTTTGCCCATTTTTCCTGCACAGAACAACAAAGCTCACATGAaaaatggcatatatatatataaatgaactATATACTAGATTTTGTCACACTCACAACATTTTAAGTTCAAACCCCATTATGCGCAAATATTTTTCAAGATTTTATATGAAAAGACCAAATTACCTTCAAAATAATATCTACTGCTTATTAAAAGTGAGGGACTTTTGGTATATTCATTACTGAGTTAGTGACCCAATTGAAGGTGGCACCAATTCAATAAAACACTTAAATATAGTAATAGATTTATATATCATCATATAGATTTAAACATAGTTAGACAGCGATAACATAAGGAAGCAATGGTTAAGCCCCTTATTGGGGTCATCTCACAAATTAGGGTTCAAACCCAGTCATTGTTATCGCCTCCCCTATTTATAATTTGTACCAAAAAAATTAGACAAGAGATTCAGAGATGGATTTCATTTTAACGAAAACCCTTTACCATTACACCACGGACTCGGTTGACAAACATAGACAATGTGTTGATATAGATTGCAGATCATAAGCTATCAAAGATAGTTCTTAGGTTAAGTTAAACACCAATTAAGGATAGATTTCTTACCATTTTAGGGGATAAAATTGCATTTAATACAatgtttttattgaatttaagaAAAAGTAATGCACATTAAATACAATTTTCTTTATAAAAGGGCTATTAATTGGAAGAAATGGAATGTCAAAATTCTTGTCATTCATAAATATAACTTCTTATTtccctaaaaaaatattaacttcttAAAACTGGTAAAGTATACACTAAAAAGAAGCAATAGAACAATTACCTTAACATGTGTGCTGGGGAATTGAGATGTTCGTAAAGTTTCTTGAGTTTCATCACCGGGCTTGCGCTTAGGAATGCTCAAGATTAGTGCAGATTGATCTGAAGTTGCAGCTGTTGAAGTGATTCTATAACCATTATCCCAACGTCTGTGGATTCCTTCGCTTGGATAGAGAAAATCAAGTTCAACAACCTACAAAAACCGGTTGAAAATAGTTAATAAGATAGCAGGTGCATATAATCTGAATACTTCTAGTGCAACTGAGATCAAACCTGATCACTGAAACCAGCATTGCGAGACATAACAACACCCCATCGGCTTCCAGTAGTTGCCATTGAGGTTACGTAAAAGCCCTCTCTCCACTTTTTGTTTATCCACTTAAATGGGAAAGAGTCACTTACTTTATAAGATTGTTGAGTGTATTGGGTGCCTACAAACGTTATCATCATTCAGAAATCTTTATATAAGTGcaaattttggtaaaaaaatcAACATCTTTGTCTACATGCTtgattgaagtaccattcaggtTTCTGTAAAAGGATTTAGCAATGTTTTTAAAACCGGATCAGTTCACTGGTCCGAACGAtctgattaaaaaattattagaaataaaaacCCGGTTCAACTGGTCCATACCGGTTCCCGGTCTAACCAGTTCACAGCCACTCTCCAGACCCAGACCCTGGTCGATCCAGTCTGGTTCAAGCAACATTTGGATATAGAGCTAAGTTGGTACATGCATCAAGTAAAAcatattgaaaaaaaatgtcGTAGCAACTAAAACCACAATATTTCAAGTTTCAATTTCAGCCTTTATCTATCTATTTATTCCATCAAAACCACAATTTTATCAGACAATTTAGACAAACTAGAATATGAACAGACCTTTGGACATTACAACAAGGGAGCTGCCACCGCTAGAACCAGCAATAGAACTAATGTAATAGTTCTTCTCCCACTGATCCATGATCCACTCCTgtataattgaaaaaaatgagTCATTCCTTGAACACCAGTCGTAATAGGAAAGAAAGTATTAACCATAACAATATGCAATAGGACACCTTGTGTAAGAAGGAAGGTGAAAGCTCATAAACTTGGCTTGTGAAACCAGTTCCAGCATCCATAATTAATGCCCAAAGATTGGTATAAGATGCCACACAGCTTATTAGCAGACCATCAGCCATTCCTTTCTCCACGTGTTGGGCCAACCTTGCATCTGCCACATTGTAATGATACCTAATTGCACGATAACCAAACAGTTAAATTGAAACATCAAACAAGGACAGCTAGtatatattaacatttttacTCCTTAAGGTCTACACGTTCCAAAATACCTCTGCTTCATTGGCAGTCTTGCATTGTAGATTGAAATCCACTGTGTAGCAGGAACACCAAGACGAACCTTCTTCTTGGGttgatcatcctcttcatcaatGGTCAACCTACCTCGCTTTTGGCCGACTTGATAAATAATCTACCAAACATTCCAGGATTGTTAATTTTCTACTacctttattaacttaaaattattaaattttatatatactttaaaaataaaaaacatcacATGTATATTCATGACGACAAACACTAGTACATGTCAATACCTTTTGAGCACCATCTGTGTTTATCGGCCTTACAGCTGGATTTGGTCCTATCAACCCCTCAAATAACGATATTAGTTTGGAGTAGTTGGGTTCCTCATCAAATTTCATATTCACCACAATCTCAAGAAACTGTTTTAGTGGTGGAGGACAGAAGCAGCAAAGCATTTCAGGTGATGTAGCCATTTTCTTTTTGCAGACTAAGAATGACTTGTTGTCACCCTTGATTTGAAAGTACAAGAAAGAATGAGAAAACAATATAAACAATGAATGCTAAAATAACTCTCTGATATACAACTCACTGTGATAATCAAATCAGTCATACCTGATACCCCTGCCATGGTAGCCGGCCTCGATGTAAAAATATGAGTGTATAAGCAAGAGACTCAAGATCATCTCTTCTGCTAGCAGTTCTTCCCAAATGCGCATGGACACTTGCATATCGAACAGTTCCTCTGGTGAAGATGAAAATTACAGAAAACAAGATTATCAGCAAAAGAGTTCATCATAAACAAGTCTCCAATTAGACAGACATTATACACACCTAAACATATCAGGTCGTTGATCATAATCAACATGCAGTCCACTGCTGCTATCTTTCCATTTTGTTGCTGAAACATCATGGTTTAGATCAAACATAAGAAAAGAACCTCAAATCAAAGCATAAAAAGGAACTGTGGGGCTAAAATAGAATTTACTTGCCTAATCCAAGGTCAACAAGAAACAACTTCTTCTCTTGTGGCGTGGATGGTTGACCAAGTAAAAAGTTCTCAGGTTTAACATCCCCATGCACATAACTGTATCACATAAGATCAACATTGAAATCAAAAGTTAGTAGAAACAAAGACAAAGAGGTGAAATATagatttaacattttaaaaagatACCAATATTATAGATTTATAGAGCTTTCATGAAAACTAGCATTCaaactaaacataaataaaatcacAAACCCTTTGGAGTGCATCTTCTCTAGTATAGATAGGGACTCAACAGCTATACAAGCTACCATTTCTGCAGACATCCTGCATGTGAAATTAAGAACAAAAATTAATATCCATGACTAGTGGGCTTGTTCCATGTTAGAGTCCATCTACCCCAATGTTTATACAAAGGATTACAACGCACAGATATTCCATAAGAAAGTTATAAATTTGGGAAAAAAAGAATGCATGCACTCCTTTTGCCAAGCAAGGTCAAGAAGACAACCCCTGCATTTCCCCTGGGAAATAAGCAGACCATCAATCCCACCCAACCCCACAAAAACACTCAGGATAACCAGAAGCTTAGATGCTCAATTCCACCCTACCAAGAGATCAACAATAAGAGGAGTGCATGCCCCTACTTCAATTGGACCTTTGGGTTACTACTTTATATAGAACGACCAGTAATGAAAAGAGGGCCAGCAGTCAGCCAGCTAAGCTAACATCTAATTGAGCATATATAGATTATATGGGCTAGTGTTTTTTCAGTTGTGTATAAGTTCATGTTGTCCTTTAGGACTGGGCGTTGGGTTTTTCATAGTTTTTCTTAAAACAATCCAAAAAAATACCCTAAGGGAGTACTATTATTTCTTCGAGTTGTGTCTGATGGGTGAAACTAAAAGTCTGTCAAACACAGATGGCAGTGCTGGATTTGGGTGTGCGTCCGAAACAGGCATGTTCATTTTTTCTGAGTTCAAGGTATTTTGACTGTCTGTGCACGATCATATCCCAATACCCATGTCCATTTAAGCGTTGGACGTGAATGTCAGACACCAGTACTTCATGAAAAAGGGGGTGGCGTGGAGAGATGGGAATCTGAACAAGGTCACAAAGACATGCCACTTACGTTTGCCCTGAAGAATTCCAAACATCCCATAAACTGGGCCCTAATATGTCCATAACCTGAAAATACAATAGCAGAAGTTAAGCCATGATTTAAGATAGATGCACAAACAGAAAGACAAGCTGCAGCCCATACCATCACATAATAGTCTCCTTGCTTTCCTTTGTAGTGCACTTTTGGAACTCCATGACTACCACCTAGAGCACTGTTTACCAAAAACCCAACACAATGTTATCACATGTAGTCATAAATTTAGAAatgttccaaaaaaaaaaactataaaggAAATACAGCCACCTACTTGTAAACTTGCCATTCGCAAGGAGGACCATAACTACAACCTTTGCTGTTTCTATGCTCAAATTTTAGAGCTACCTAAAAGAATGCAAAAACAATAACAGAACTAATGTTAATATCAAGAAATAAGATTATATGGAACTTTCTATGGCTTAAGATAGTTGAAGATGGTTTACCTCCATGGCTGCAGAACCAGTTGCACGTTCATTTCCACCACTAACACGTCTTCCAACAAACACCTGGCCAAATCCACCTTTACCAAGCTTTCTTTCTATCCTGTACATAGGAGATCCCCCAACTTGAACCTAGCAAAGTTATTATagcaaaacaaaaatcaaatcaaCCAAACTAAACTGAAAATTAATGAAGAACCCAGAAAACAAGTTAccagaaacaaagaaagaaaagaggaaaattaattaaatagacaAACAATTACAcaaggaaaaataattaattagacTAAAAGGGAAAAGAGGACtgtcattaaaaatataaatgctttcaacaataaaacaaaagcataCCCTCTCAGGGAAAGGTGCAGTACTTCCCTCCTCTTCCTGTTCCGCAGCCTTATTAGCACTCAACCCACCGCTATCGTCCCCCATCAcagcttctttttctttattgTCTTTTACCAACTCCTTCAAAATATCGCTCTCTCTCTCAGAAATCACAACGACCTGAGGGTGTTCCTCCTCCTCCTTTAGTCTCTTGGCGGCCAATCTCGTCCTTGGCCTACCTACCTCAATAACCGCCGCCGCCGCACGTTTCCGACCTTGATTCCTCGTTTGTTTCCGGGTTTCTTGTGGCTGCTGAGGCTGCGCTAACTTGGCACGGCCTCTACAAACACCTTTTCGCAACTCAGGCATTTCATAAACCCCATACAATTGAAACGAAACCCCAATAATTCAATCATTGTATGGTTTCTTCTACAACGGCGGCCATGGAAAtttctcaaattaaaaaaaaaaggaatggggaaatttttacaataaattgaatttatcaaaaattgaagggGCTTTTAGTGTAATTAGAGAAAGGATTTGAACAAAGGGGGGGGAATTTTTAAGCGAATTtgagggttagggttagggttttgacagaggaaaataaataataataataataaaggatatAGAAGGGGATGAAAAAAGGCGCAAGTTTTTGACGAAAATAGTTTGTGAGAGATGATGGAAATCGTGTCTCGAGTTGAAGTGGGTCCCATAGATATGACGCCACGTCAGCATTTATGAAATGGATAGCTACCGCGGGTGATATGCCAAAGTTTTTTTAACTGGACCGGATCAAACCAATTGATTAAATCGATTGAATTCATAATTGGTCATAATATTAATTTAGAGAGAGAAATTGAATCGGTTGATCAAAAATCAGTATGAATCAGTtgaattggataaaaaaattagttgaataggatttttaacatttttaataatttatttaatcaaatcaaacTAATTAATTGGACCGACAAACTGATAGCCTGTCCGACTCAACCAACAATCTGATTCTGCAAATCTTGATGCTGACtgggcaatttaatttttttattaaattaatatatcatttggaaCTTAACTTTGccttaatattcaatttaatataaaaagttTTTGTTGTCTTAATTTAATACCCAAGTTtaactttaatatttaatttattaaccaAACCAAATAATACAATGTTatctaataaatattttatgcttGTGctctaagtaaaataaaatatatatatacataattcagaatttgaggactaaattaaatattaaaaccaaaCTGAAGAACTTAATTGAGACAAATAAATAacttaaggatcaaattgaaaaaaaaaactcaactaccaaatttaatattaaaataaaattcagatatcaatttgagataaaaaaaatcttaaaattttaactgaatattaaaattaaactcaacaACCTTCTTTATTTCCCTCATTCGTTTTTTAATTAATCTATTATTTGGTATTAATGTTGAATTTTCTAATACAAAAATTCTAGaatatataatctaaaaattttacttaaatttttaaacatataattaaaatattatcaaataaaaaaagtttaaaaataaaaatagtttaaatctaaaaaacaaaaattgattgGTTTGACCAGCGCTGGTCGGTGGGTGGAATCTCATGTTGGTCGCATTTGTTTTACCAAAAATCAAATCAgtctataatattttaattaaaaatatatatattttttgaattacaaaatctaaaattaaatttttgaataaaataatataacaagtgaatttttatacaattttaagaattatatttatttttaaaaattttaaaaatattagctacattttttttaataacacatactttcgaattttaaattttaaatctactttttgaatttttgcggcatttaaaattttaaattaaaattagttttaaccaattcaaatgagACAGGTGTCTTGCTTCCATTGgcttataattaaacatttaacATGTTTACCTTAAATACTAATTTGATTAAtaacatttaacttaattaagacaaaaaaaaaattgaatttatattcacatttttgtttttatattatttgactTGCTTCCATAGAAAAAAGAAGCATTCAATCGGTTCAATTTTTATATAGCAACAACTGAATAAATTGAAAAGTTTATATAAATCGAATTAAGTTGAGAATAATAACTGAAATAAGACTTGCTCGATTTGGTTTATCGGTCTTCACTATTTTTTTCTCCGATTTAGTCATAACCACACAAGTAGTCCAAGAATTTCATTTGAATCATATGTCCCTTATCCATTTTTCAGTTATCAAACTAATAGACAGATTTTCCATGATAATAATTATGTAGCTTCAagggaaaaaaatgagaaaaataactCTTGACACCTCTGTAGTAAAGGTGTTTATGAGTTGGATCGGGTTAGATACGGATTGGATCTAAtcatgatattaacatattttatgtttatccAAATTAGATCCGACCCgaaatatgagcctaaaattttgtccaaatctaTCAATATTTACAAAGAGATTAACCCAAGCATATTTTAGGCCtgcccatattaattttaattttttttaaaatatttatattatattattttaatatttaataagtttatacatttatttattgaaaatttttgtatagtcatcttaacattattttaatgtttacgtttgaatagtattatatatatggtatagatttataattttaatgtgttctaaattgcataatatataaaaataacctaatataaattattataaacttaaaaataggtcGAATAGgccagacatgggctttgaatgTTGGATCTATTTTTTTCTCAAGCCATTATCTCAACCAAATATTTTTGTCTATACTTTCTCAAATTTTGGATGAATCTTCGAATTTGGATAAGTAACCCAACCGATAAATAGGTTTACTCTGTAGTGTtgtattgaatttttttcaaatcaatacGAAGATAAGGAAAAAACCAAATAAAGTAAATACTCAAACAATTATTTCGATATTGATTGGTGCGTCAAGCGTTGGCCAACGGGGCGGTCAGGCAGAAGAGAAAGACGATAGTGGTGCCGAAGGAACAACGGTGGTGGCATGGTGTACGCCAGAAAACGGTTGGCGCAACTGTGTAAACTGTGGTATTTGTGTCGGGGAGGATCTGTCAGCACCCAACAGTGCAATGTTTCGGCTCTTGGGAATTAGGAGTGAATCACGTTAAGGATTAGCCAATTTAGGCTTTTtacttctagggttttttttaattacGTTATTTATGTACcataaactaaattaattattaaattgagctTGGATTTGATTTTACAGATTTACATCTGAGATgagtttatatagattttttggATTGggtataaaactatttttaattttaaaaaaatcaaattcgaTTTATCCAATTATTTTGGTTTAGATCCCAAAAATCAAAACCAAATCAAATTAATCGAGATAACGAATTAACCAAAAATCAAATTGaacaaatattttcattttattcgaTTTGATCTTATCGGTTTATCAGTTGAAGAgagtttatatataatatttgatttattaaggATCATAAGTGACAAAATAAACAGATAAATTTACTAAACAAAATTTATTACAAAATTGATTATATATCACTACAAAAATAAATTTCcatttaaaaactataaatatgtttaaaactattcccattttgaaaaaaaaaagtcctgtaaaatacacattttaaaattatcaaattttcacCTTTTTACTGGGGATTAAATTCTAGTAATAATACATAACAATAAGATCCATTtgctaaattaaactaaaaaaatggtCAATGATGCAGTTAAAATATGAAaccatatcattattttatattttaccaaataaaaaattttatgaaaccatATTTTATACTAAACAAAAAAATAACGCCATACATGTTTTCTTTTTACATCCTAAGtagttaaattgaaaaaaaaaactaacactTAAAATATTTTCAGTGTTGAATTTCTAAAGTTAATCTGAATAGAGAGGTGATTGAAAAACCaatatggtggaaatatatagtAATCAAAAAGATCAAAGGTCAGTGTTGGGATTGTTACCAGCGAGGATAAGTGAAATTTCCAAACCTCTGCTGAAAGCTTGATTGAACATCAACCTTGTCTGGAAAGTCGAGACGAACGGGAACCATGAGAAAAATGCTATCGGAACGAATATAATCATTCCCATTCCAGCATCGTATAATCGTGCCATCGATCGCACTGATTTCCACAACCCCGTCTTTTTCACAAATGGTTTCCAAGCTGCAGCAATCtgcaata is a window of Gossypium hirsutum isolate 1008001.06 chromosome D08, Gossypium_hirsutum_v2.1, whole genome shotgun sequence DNA encoding:
- the LOC107938373 gene encoding casein kinase 1-like protein HD16 isoform X3, encoding MPELRKGVCRGRAKLAQPQQPQETRKQTRNQGRKRAAAAVIEVGRPRTRLAAKRLKEEEEHPQVVVISERESDILKELVKDNKEKEAVMGDDSGGLSANKAAEQEEEGSTAPFPERVQVGGSPMYRIERKLGKGGFGQVFVGRRVSGGNERATGSAAMEVALKFEHRNSKGCSYGPPCEWQVYNALGGSHGVPKVHYKGKQGDYYVMVMDILGPSLWDVWNSSGQTMSAEMVACIAVESLSILEKMHSKGYVHGDVKPENFLLGQPSTPQEKKLFLVDLGLATKWKDSSSGLHVDYDQRPDMFRGTVRYASVHAHLGRTASRRDDLESLAYTLIFLHRGRLPWQGYQGDNKSFLVCKKKMATSPEMLCCFCPPPLKQFLEIVVNMKFDEEPNYSKLISLFEGLIGPNPAVRPINTDGAQKIIYQVGQKRGRLNIDEDDDQPKKKVRLGVPATQWISVYNARLPMKQRYHYNVADARLAQHVEKGIADGLLISCVACCTNLWALIMDAGTGFTSQVYELSPSFLHKEWIMDQWEKNYYISSIAGSNSGNSLVVMSKGTQYTQQSYKVSDSFPFKWINKKWREGFYVTSMTTAGSRWGVVMSRNAGFSDQVVELDFLYPSEGIHRRWDSGYRITSTAATLDQAALILSIPKRKPGDETQETLRTSQFPSIHVKEKWAKNLYLACLCYGRTVS
- the LOC107938373 gene encoding casein kinase 1-like protein HD16 isoform X2, yielding MPELRKGVCRGRAKLAQPQQPQETRKQTRNQGRKRAAAAVIEVGRPRTRLAAKRLKEEEEHPQVVVISERESDILKELVKDNKEKEAVMGDDSGGLSANKAAEQEEEGSTAPFPERVQVGGSPMYRIERKLGKGGFGQVFVGRRVSGGNERATGSAAMEVALKFEHRNSKGCSYGPPCEWQVYNALGGSHGVPKVHYKGKQGDYYVMVMDILGPSLWDVWNSSGQTMSAEMVACIAVESLSILEKMHSKGYVHGDVKPENFLLGQPSTPQEKKLFLVDLGLATKWKDSSSGLHVDYDQRPDMFRGTVRYASVHAHLGRTASRRDDLESLAYTLIFLHRGRLPWQGYQGDNKSFLVCKKKMATSPEMLCCFCPPPLKQFLEIVVNMKFDEEPNYSKLISLFEGLIGPNPAVRPINTDGAQKIIYQVGQKRGRLTIDEEDDQPKKKVRLGVPATQWISIYNARLPMKQRYHYNVADARLAQHVEKGMADGLLISCVASYTNLWALIMDAGTGFTSQVYELSPSFLHKEWIMDQWEKNYYISSIAGSSGGSSLVVMSKGTQYTQQSYKVSDSFPFKWINKKWREGFYVTSMATTGSRWGVVMSRNAGFSDQVVELDFLYPSEGIHRRWDNGYRITSTAATSDQSALILSIPKRKPGDETQETLRTSQFPSTHVKEKWAKNLYLACLCYGRTVS